One window of Ailuropoda melanoleuca isolate Jingjing chromosome 3, ASM200744v2, whole genome shotgun sequence genomic DNA carries:
- the LOC100483912 gene encoding LOW QUALITY PROTEIN: protocadherin beta-14-like (The sequence of the model RefSeq protein was modified relative to this genomic sequence to represent the inferred CDS: inserted 2 bases in 1 codon; deleted 1 base in 1 codon) — MEIKGELALRKRQVLILFVLLGLSQAGPESVLYSVAEETEVGSFVGNLARDLGLGVEELSSREARVVSDDNEKHLQLDLLTGDLLLNEKLDREELCGSTEPCVLHFQMVLENPLQFFRAELHVKDINDHSPMFLDKQILIKISESTSIGTTFLLESAQDLDVGTNSLQNYTISPNSHFYIKIRDSSDGKLYPELVLDRALDHEEEPELTLTLTALDGGSPPRSGTTLVLIKVLDINDNAPQFAQKLYEVHVLEDTPIGSWIITIFANDLDAGNYGKISYTFLHASEDIRKTFEINPISGEVHLRSCLDFEVIQFYTISIQATDGGGLSEECTLLVKVIDINDNPPEVTISSFTKSIPENASEILVALFSVRDQDAGDNGRIVCSIQDELPFFLKPTFKNFFTLVSEKALDRETKSEYNITITVTDLGTPRLKTQLNLTVTVSDVNDNAPAXSQSSYTLRVRENNSPALHIGSVSATDRDAGANAQVTYSLLLPPHDPHLPLASLVSINADNGQLFALRALDYEALQAFEFGVRAADRGSPALSSQALVRVLVVDDNDNAPFVLYPLQNGSAPCTELVPRAAEAGYLVTKVVAVDGDSGQNAWLSYQLLKATEPGLFGVWAHNGEVRTARLLSERDAVKHRLLVLVKDNGEPPLSASVTLHVLLVDGFSQPYLPLPDVAAAEARADPLTVYLVIALASVSSLFLVSVLVFVAVRLCRRSRAASGGGCAVPEGPFAGHLVDVAGTGTLSHSYQYEVCLRGGSGTGEFKFLKPIIPSLPVPDTGRDIGGNENFRNSFGFNIQ; from the exons ATGGAGATCAAAGGCGAGCTCGCTCTGCGGAAAAGGCAAGTCCTGATTCTCTTTGTTTTGCTGGGATTATCTCAGGCAGGTCCTGAATCTGTGCTATATTCTgtggcagaggaaacagaagttGGTTCTTTTGTGGGCAATCTTGCAAGGGATCTAGGGCTTGGGGTGGAGGAGCTATCATCACGGGAAGCCCGGGTAGTGTCGGATGATAATGAAAAGCACTTACAACTTGATTTACTGACGGGGGATTTGCTCCTAAATGAGAAATTGGACCGAGAAGAGCTCTGTGGCTCCACCGAGCCCTGTGTGCTGCATTTTCAGATGGTATTAGAAAACCCTTTACAGTTTTTTCGGGCTGAACTGCATGTCAAAGACATAAATGATCACTCCCCTATGTTTCTAGACaagcaaatacttattaaaatatcaGAAAGTACCAGTATTGGAACCACATTCCTACTGGAGAGTGCCCAAGATTTGGATGTAGGAACCAATAGTCTCCAAAACTACACAATTAGCCCCAATTCTCATTTCTACATTAAAATTCGAGACAGCAGTGATGGAAAGTTATACCCAGAACTGGTCCTGGACAGAGCATTAGATCATGAGGAGGAGCCTGAGCTCACATTAACACTCACAGCACTGGATGGTGGATCTCCACCCAGGTCTGGGACAACTTTGGTTCTCATCAAGGTCTTGGACATCAATGACAACGCCCCTCAGTTTGCTCAGAAGCTCTATGAAGTTCATGTTCTGGAGGACACACCCATTGGTTCATGGATTATCACCATTTTTGCTAACGATTTGGATGCAGGAAATTATGGGAAAATATCATACACATTTTTGCACGCATCAGAAGATATTCgtaaaacatttgaaatcaaTCCAATATCTGGGGAAGTTCATTTGAGATCATGCCTGGATTTTGAAGTAATACAGTTCTACACTATAAGTATTCAGGCAACAGATGGTGGGGGTCTTTCAGAAGAATGTACTCTTCTGGTTAAAGTAATAGATATAAATGATAATCCACCAGAAGTGACCATCTCATCATTTACAAAGTCAATTCCAGAGAATGCCTCAGAGATTCTGGTTGCTCTTTTTAGTGTCCGAGATCAAGACGCTGGGGACAATGGGAGGATAGTTTGCTCTATTCAGGATGAGCTACCCTTTTTTCTGAAGCCAACCTTCAAGAACTTTTTCACTCTAGTTTCGGAAAAAGCACTGGACAGAGAGACAAAATCCGAGTACAAtatcaccatcaccgtcaccgACCTGGGGACCCCCAGGCTGAAAACCCAACTCAACTTAACCGTGACGGTGTCCGACGTCAACGACAACGCCCCCGC CAGCCAAAGCTCCTACACCCTGCGGGTCCGCGAGAACAACAGCCCCGCCCTGCACATCGGCAGCGTGAGCGCCACCGACAGAGACGCGGGCGCCAACGCCCAGGTCACCTACtcgctgctgctgccgccccacGACCCGCACCTGCCCCTGGCCTCGCTGGTGTCCATCAACGCGGACAACGGGCAGCTGTTCGCGCTCAGGGCGCTGGATTACGAGGCGCTGCAGGCGTTCGAGTTCGGCGTGCGCGCGGCCGACCGCGGCTCGCCCGCGCTCAGCAGCCAGGCGCTGGTGCGCGTGCTGGTGGTGGACGACAACGACAACGCGCCCTTCGTGCTGTACCCGCTGCAGAACGGCTCGGCGCCCTGCACCGAGCTGGTGCCCAGGGCGGCCGAGGCGGGCTACCTGGTGACCAAGGTGGTGGCGGTGGACGGCGACTCGGGCCAGAACGCCTGGCTGTCGTACCAGCTGCTCAAGGCCACGGAGCCCGGGCTGTTCGGCGTGTGGGCGCACAACGGCGAGGTGCGCACGGCCCGGCTGCTGAGCGAGCGCGACGCCGTCAAGCACAGGCTGCTGGTGCTGGTCAAGGACAATGGCGAGCCGCCGCTGTCGGCCAGCGTCACGCTGCACGTGCTGCTGGTGGACGGCTTCTCGCAGCCCTACCTGCCGCTGCCGGACGTGGCGGCGGCCGAGGCCCGGGCCGACCCGCTCACCGTCTACTTGGTCATCGCCTTGGCGTCGGTGTCGTCGCTCTTCCTGGTGTCGGTGCTGGTGTTCGTGGCGGTGCGGCTGTGCAGGAGGAGCCGGGCGGCGTCGGGGGGCGGCTGCGCGGTGCCCGAGGGCCCGTTTGCGGGCCACCTGGTGGACGTC GCGGGCACGGGGACCCTGTCCCACAGCTACCAGTATGAGGTGTGTCTGAGGGGAGGCTCAGGGACCGGCGAGTTCAAGTTCCTCAAGCCCATTATCCCCAGCCTTCCAGTCCCTGACACTGGTAGAGATATAGGGGGAAATGAGAACTTTAGGAATAGTTTTGGATTCAACATTcaataa